The Neobacillus sp. PS3-34 genome has a window encoding:
- a CDS encoding multidrug effflux MFS transporter, translating to MNKPSGKQRIQLALLLGSLGLLGPFTIDTYLPSFPTIVKDFHTTASLVQISLTACLLGLGAGQLFIGPLSDVKGRKNPLLFFLCLYILASITCSFAPNIYFLIAARFVQGFSAAGGLVISRAVVRDLFVGKELTKFFTLMLLVGNLGLIVAPIVGGSILTFTNWHGVFVALACIGLVLTLTSSLKLKETLPMAQRVPSNLPQLVKNFGSLFRDREFMGYALTQGFTTAGIFAYVSGISFVYQNIYGVTPQQFSLLFGVNGIGLIIGSQSVGRLTDIISERTFLKIGLGLSNLAGACLLIALLLKAPLIAFAIPVFFFVTSISIIGTTSFTLAIQSKGHIAGSASALLGLLPFVLGSIAAPLVGIAGAYTGIPMGVTIFGASLLAFLSYFVLVRKGSFPVQGSESSIKAKV from the coding sequence TTGAATAAACCTAGTGGAAAACAACGAATACAACTTGCTTTGCTTTTAGGATCACTGGGACTTTTAGGACCTTTTACAATAGATACCTATTTACCGTCCTTTCCTACTATTGTAAAAGATTTTCATACTACGGCTTCACTCGTACAAATTAGTTTAACTGCTTGTTTATTAGGACTGGGAGCAGGCCAGCTGTTTATTGGTCCATTGAGTGATGTGAAAGGCCGCAAAAACCCTTTGTTATTTTTTCTTTGCTTATATATTTTAGCCTCAATAACCTGCTCGTTTGCACCCAATATCTATTTCCTTATTGCGGCTCGTTTTGTTCAAGGCTTTTCTGCAGCAGGCGGTCTTGTCATCTCCAGAGCTGTTGTCAGGGACCTTTTTGTTGGAAAGGAACTGACCAAGTTTTTTACTTTAATGTTATTAGTAGGTAACCTCGGCCTAATCGTTGCACCGATTGTTGGAGGCTCCATCCTAACCTTTACCAATTGGCATGGAGTGTTTGTTGCTTTGGCTTGTATTGGCCTGGTATTAACCCTCACTTCTTCATTAAAACTAAAAGAAACGCTGCCAATGGCACAACGTGTCCCAAGTAACTTGCCTCAACTCGTGAAAAACTTTGGTTCATTATTCAGAGATCGAGAATTCATGGGGTATGCACTAACTCAGGGATTCACTACAGCTGGAATCTTTGCCTATGTATCCGGAATCTCTTTTGTTTATCAGAATATTTACGGAGTCACGCCCCAGCAGTTCAGTCTGTTATTTGGGGTAAATGGCATAGGTTTAATTATTGGAAGCCAATCGGTTGGTCGCTTAACAGATATCATTTCGGAGCGGACTTTCTTAAAAATAGGGTTAGGACTCTCTAACCTGGCGGGTGCGTGTTTATTGATCGCGCTTCTTTTAAAAGCACCGCTTATCGCCTTTGCCATCCCTGTCTTCTTTTTTGTCACATCCATCAGTATTATCGGAACGACATCTTTTACATTAGCCATTCAGTCAAAAGGACATATTGCAGGCAGTGCCTCAGCATTATTGGGCTTATTGCCATTTGTCCTTGGGTCCATAGCTGCGCCGCTTGTCGGCATAGCTGGAGCTTATACAGGCATTCCAATGGGCGTCACCATCTTTGGCGCAAGCTTACTGGCCTTCCTTTCCTATTTCGTTTTAGTCCGGAAAGGTTCGTTTCCAGTTCAAGGTTCGGAATCTAGCATAAAAGCTAAGGTATAG
- a CDS encoding DUF4179 domain-containing protein, with protein sequence MQNGSISISNRSICWGDFLRNQQEIEKLFYLSILKVHKEFPKYKNETSFEKWVTSIFLKICRELSIEESLQAPEEPRLDLFKALDQLSLNEKEAMALTNLKGFTREDAAHLLHVSEEKLKEHLFSGIQSLKKGLGNGQSLNGCKEYHKDYLDYLERTLDRKEKVAFEIHIYQCPNCQEDLAAFQDVMLTLFNVAEGMEDFQVPSGFMENVNARLAEEGRHRQLKKNKRIRLGIVFASILALLIGLEVLTGSFTNLYYSYTEEDPELRAFYHQGLGKRLNLEAESNGVKIRIRSAIADDVQTLIFYEIEDTAEENQYMVGYEGYSVKDQYKIMSHIREPRYLPPNLETEANKKDKNVFRGKLSLLPLNKNHGTIRLEIKNLQKLIRDSSAESYENPALKTGVWNFKIPITKHPSIEYALDKETKVEGVPVRFEKLTIAPTTTILQYAINHERPQKRIEFLTFDRLKVNDKKVKADNFGSSMIESQPDNWTSFQANFDPLYGEKPKEVNVRLNLAFITVEEKKTIGLDASWAYPQTFEYAGSKISIDKFEAGPPSKVVISNHEIKNRAYESLRLDFFDGDGNGMSTTENDNEGVIVDKSGKEYDRRANINFQKVDHPRYFTTVQTFELDSTNTGENGTPNRLEIYGYNTTKFLNDVVKISLK encoded by the coding sequence TTGCAGAATGGTTCAATCAGCATAAGCAATCGTTCTATATGCTGGGGTGACTTTCTTCGTAATCAACAGGAAATAGAAAAGCTTTTCTACCTTTCCATACTAAAAGTGCATAAGGAGTTTCCCAAATACAAAAACGAAACTTCATTCGAAAAATGGGTTACATCTATTTTTCTTAAAATCTGTCGGGAACTTTCTATTGAAGAAAGTTTACAAGCTCCAGAGGAACCTCGCCTGGATTTATTTAAGGCGCTTGATCAGTTAAGTTTGAATGAGAAAGAAGCGATGGCCCTTACGAATTTAAAAGGATTTACCCGGGAGGACGCTGCACATCTTCTACATGTTTCCGAGGAAAAACTAAAGGAGCATTTGTTCTCCGGAATACAGTCACTAAAAAAAGGACTGGGAAATGGACAAAGCTTAAATGGTTGTAAAGAGTATCATAAGGATTACCTGGATTACTTGGAAAGAACCCTGGACCGGAAGGAAAAGGTTGCTTTCGAGATACATATTTATCAATGCCCAAACTGCCAGGAGGATTTGGCTGCCTTTCAGGATGTCATGTTGACCTTGTTTAATGTTGCTGAAGGGATGGAGGATTTTCAGGTCCCATCCGGTTTCATGGAGAATGTCAATGCGAGGCTGGCGGAAGAGGGAAGGCACAGGCAGCTGAAGAAAAATAAACGGATTCGATTGGGAATTGTTTTTGCAAGTATTTTGGCATTATTAATAGGTTTAGAGGTACTTACAGGTTCATTCACCAACCTCTACTATTCATATACAGAAGAAGATCCGGAATTACGCGCCTTCTATCATCAAGGCCTGGGGAAAAGGCTTAACTTGGAAGCGGAAAGTAATGGGGTGAAAATCCGAATCAGGAGCGCGATTGCAGATGATGTCCAGACACTGATTTTTTACGAAATAGAAGATACGGCAGAAGAAAATCAATATATGGTAGGGTATGAAGGTTATTCTGTAAAGGACCAATATAAAATTATGAGCCATATAAGAGAGCCAAGGTACCTTCCTCCAAATCTTGAAACGGAAGCAAATAAAAAAGACAAGAACGTGTTCCGGGGGAAGCTGAGTCTTTTGCCGCTGAATAAGAATCACGGTACAATCAGGCTGGAAATCAAAAACCTTCAGAAATTGATTCGTGATTCCTCAGCCGAAAGTTACGAGAATCCGGCTCTAAAAACAGGAGTATGGAACTTCAAGATTCCTATAACAAAACACCCTTCTATCGAATATGCATTGGATAAAGAAACGAAAGTCGAGGGCGTTCCGGTGCGATTTGAAAAACTAACCATTGCTCCGACAACGACCATTCTGCAATACGCCATTAATCATGAACGGCCGCAGAAGCGAATTGAATTCCTTACTTTTGACAGGCTGAAAGTGAATGATAAAAAAGTCAAAGCTGATAACTTTGGCAGTTCCATGATAGAATCACAACCTGACAATTGGACCTCTTTTCAAGCAAACTTTGACCCGCTTTATGGAGAAAAGCCGAAAGAGGTCAACGTTCGCTTAAATTTAGCCTTCATAACGGTTGAGGAGAAGAAAACCATTGGGCTCGATGCTTCATGGGCATATCCCCAAACCTTTGAATATGCAGGCAGCAAAATCTCCATCGACAAGTTTGAAGCTGGCCCGCCTTCCAAAGTTGTCATTAGCAATCATGAAATCAAGAATCGTGCGTATGAGTCACTCCGATTAGACTTTTTTGATGGTGATGGAAATGGAATGAGTACAACGGAGAACGACAATGAGGGAGTAATTGTAGATAAAAGCGGGAAGGAATATGATCGCAGAGCAAACATTAACTTTCAAAAAGTTGATCATCCCCGTTATTTCACTACAGTTCAAACCTTTGAGTTGGACAGTACCAACACTGGAGAGAATGGCACACCTAATAGACTTGAGATTTATGGGTATAATACAACAAAGTTTTTGAATGACGTGGTAAAGATATCGTTGAAATGA
- a CDS encoding prolyl oligopeptidase family serine peptidase, with amino-acid sequence MKPPVAKRIPHPHELHGDVRKDNYYWLKDRTNPEVITYLEEENRYYDEIMRPLEEQTDQIYQSMVDRVPDSEVKVPVQHGQFFYYSRFDKNKQYPIYARKQATSRELLAKAPEEVVLDLNELAVDGEYLSITVQRISTDQNRLAYLENRDGTDRYTIHIKDLETGELLSDMIPDVFLFGSMEWSRCGEYIFYITVDESQRPYQLWRHHLGSEVGSDQLIFEEKDITFTLSVKKSQSGKFIFLQSNSKTTSEIRLLDADSPLTPLQLLDERREGITYDVEHWGDELLILTNEEALNFQLLRCPLNDINSRVKVVEYKEERFLQALYPFRDTLLIAGRENGLTQIWVLQEDELERIEWDEPLYTVSILSDQSYDTAEVLIQYESLLTPKTTYNLNPLTGEKQSLQIAPVSGEYDPSRFRQEQLWAVADEGVNVPMTVVYREGALKNGPAPLILYAYGSYGANSDPHFDPYRLPLLEKGIIFVTAQVRGGSEMGRSWYEDGKMQNKRNTFTDFIAAANYLIEQGYTTPSKMAARGVSAGGLLVGAVANTGR; translated from the coding sequence ATGAAACCACCTGTAGCAAAACGCATTCCTCATCCCCATGAATTGCATGGCGATGTGCGCAAAGACAACTATTATTGGTTAAAGGATCGCACCAATCCAGAGGTTATCACTTATTTGGAGGAAGAAAATCGGTATTACGATGAAATCATGCGCCCGCTGGAAGAACAAACCGATCAAATTTATCAAAGCATGGTTGACCGTGTTCCCGATTCAGAAGTGAAAGTGCCGGTTCAGCATGGACAATTCTTTTACTATTCACGTTTTGACAAAAACAAGCAATATCCCATCTATGCACGTAAGCAGGCGACAAGCCGCGAGCTTCTGGCAAAAGCACCAGAGGAAGTGGTGCTCGATCTGAATGAATTGGCCGTAGACGGTGAATATTTAAGCATTACCGTACAGCGTATAAGTACCGATCAAAACCGTCTCGCTTATTTGGAGAATCGGGATGGAACGGACCGATACACGATACATATAAAAGACCTGGAAACAGGCGAGCTTCTGTCCGACATGATTCCGGATGTCTTTTTATTTGGCAGTATGGAATGGAGCCGATGTGGCGAATATATTTTTTATATTACCGTTGATGAGAGCCAACGCCCATACCAGTTGTGGCGGCATCATTTAGGCAGTGAGGTGGGCAGTGATCAACTGATTTTTGAAGAAAAAGACATTACGTTTACATTAAGTGTGAAAAAATCGCAAAGTGGGAAATTTATTTTTTTGCAGTCAAACTCGAAAACGACGAGCGAGATTCGCCTGCTAGATGCAGATTCCCCGTTAACCCCTTTGCAGCTATTAGATGAACGGCGTGAGGGAATCACTTATGATGTCGAGCATTGGGGAGATGAACTGCTCATACTGACAAATGAAGAGGCGTTAAACTTTCAATTGCTTCGCTGCCCTCTCAATGACATTAATTCACGTGTGAAAGTCGTTGAATATAAGGAGGAGCGCTTTCTTCAAGCACTGTACCCATTCCGGGACACGCTGCTTATCGCCGGCCGCGAGAACGGGTTGACGCAAATCTGGGTCCTGCAGGAAGATGAGCTGGAGCGAATTGAATGGGATGAGCCCCTCTATACAGTGTCGATTTTATCCGATCAAAGCTATGATACAGCGGAGGTATTGATCCAATATGAGTCCTTGCTCACGCCAAAAACAACCTACAACTTGAATCCACTAACCGGAGAGAAGCAAAGTTTGCAAATTGCTCCTGTCAGCGGGGAATATGATCCGTCCCGCTTTCGCCAAGAGCAATTGTGGGCAGTAGCCGACGAAGGAGTCAATGTGCCGATGACTGTCGTTTATCGGGAAGGTGCGCTCAAAAATGGGCCTGCCCCGTTGATTCTGTATGCGTATGGATCGTATGGAGCAAACAGTGACCCGCATTTTGACCCGTATCGTCTGCCGTTGCTGGAAAAAGGAATTATTTTTGTCACAGCGCAAGTGCGTGGCGGTTCCGAAATGGGACGGAGTTGGTATGAAGACGGAAAAATGCAGAATAAACGAAACACGTTTACCGATTTTATCGCTGCAGCGAACTATCTGATTGAGCAGGGCTACACAACCCCAAGTAAAATGGCGGCACGCGGAGTCAGTGCGGGAGGCTTACTTGTAGGCGCAGTGGCCAATACTGGCCGGTGA
- a CDS encoding prolyl oligopeptidase family serine peptidase produces the protein MLDASIPLTTLEWDEWGNPQDREDYFYMKSYSPYDNVEAKDYPHMYVTTGLNDPRVAYWEPAKWVAHLRTLKTDDNVLVLKTNMGAGDFGASGRFNNLKESAACYAFILDKLGVSAE, from the coding sequence ATGCTCGACGCCTCAATTCCGCTTACCACTCTGGAATGGGACGAATGGGGAAATCCTCAAGATCGGGAGGATTATTTCTATATGAAGTCGTATAGTCCTTACGACAATGTAGAAGCGAAAGATTATCCGCATATGTATGTCACAACCGGTCTGAACGATCCGCGAGTTGCTTATTGGGAACCGGCTAAGTGGGTTGCACACCTTAGAACTTTAAAAACGGATGACAACGTCCTCGTGCTCAAAACAAACATGGGCGCCGGCGACTTCGGCGCATCAGGCCGTTTCAATAACTTAAAAGAATCCGCCGCCTGTTATGCGTTCATTCTCGATAAGCTCGGCGTGTCTGCCGAATAA
- a CDS encoding GNAT family N-acetyltransferase — protein MPEIKTGNQEFYMEENGMEIARIQYVPSGHDENGKERITVTHTLVDEDQSGKGFGRQLVNRIAKFAREENKLIIPACSYAKHVLESKDEYKDLLASSSWKRMAILFWQNRDQAPQMYTGAHTFFLWSLPTDHFTLVEEIVVNKESLH, from the coding sequence ATGCCCGAAATCAAAACAGGCAACCAGGAATTTTACATGGAGGAAAACGGCATGGAGATTGCCCGCATTCAATATGTTCCTTCTGGTCATGATGAAAACGGCAAAGAACGGATTACTGTCACACACACCCTTGTTGATGAAGACCAGAGCGGAAAAGGGTTCGGAAGACAGCTTGTTAACAGAATTGCGAAATTTGCCAGGGAAGAAAACAAGCTGATCATCCCCGCATGTTCCTATGCAAAGCATGTTCTTGAAAGCAAGGATGAATATAAGGACCTTCTTGCCAGTTCATCCTGGAAAAGGATGGCCATTTTATTTTGGCAGAATAGGGATCAGGCACCTCAGATGTACACAGGAGCTCATACATTTTTTCTATGGAGCTTGCCTACTGACCACTTTACTTTAGTGGAGGAAATTGTAGTGAATAAAGAATCACTTCACTAA
- a CDS encoding 5'-nucleotidase, lipoprotein e(P4) family, whose protein sequence is MLKKIMPLLFGAVIAFPLFGFDAKAAPVAETTVNLQEQNTMSVLWFQTSGEAKALYYQGYNIGKMRLEELLKKNPKKKGVKPAVVLDIDETIVDNSPYQAWNVVSGTGYPVNWNQWIDRAEAKPLPGAVDFLNYANAKGVEIFYISNRSEAQKAATIKNLKQIGAPQADARHILLQQPGEKGKETRRRQVAKTYDILLLFGDNLGDFSGFDNLSAAGRVQAVENRKDEFGRKLIVFPNPMYGDWEGAIYNNDYSKSDNEKDQMRKQNLQPFMK, encoded by the coding sequence ATGCTGAAAAAAATAATGCCATTATTATTTGGTGCGGTTATCGCTTTTCCATTATTTGGTTTTGATGCAAAGGCTGCACCAGTGGCAGAAACAACTGTTAATCTGCAGGAGCAAAATACGATGTCTGTCCTTTGGTTCCAAACTTCAGGTGAAGCAAAAGCACTTTATTACCAGGGCTACAATATTGGGAAGATGAGGCTGGAGGAGCTGTTGAAAAAGAATCCAAAGAAAAAAGGTGTTAAACCAGCTGTTGTTTTAGATATTGATGAAACAATTGTCGATAATAGTCCATACCAGGCTTGGAATGTAGTGTCTGGAACAGGATATCCGGTGAACTGGAACCAATGGATCGACAGGGCAGAAGCAAAACCGCTTCCCGGTGCAGTAGACTTCCTGAATTATGCGAATGCCAAAGGGGTAGAAATTTTCTACATCTCTAATCGCAGTGAAGCCCAAAAGGCGGCAACAATTAAAAACCTGAAACAAATAGGTGCTCCACAGGCTGATGCCCGGCACATCCTCCTTCAGCAGCCTGGAGAAAAAGGAAAGGAAACAAGGCGCCGGCAGGTTGCTAAGACGTATGATATACTCCTATTATTTGGAGATAACCTTGGTGACTTTAGCGGCTTTGATAATCTCTCAGCAGCTGGAAGAGTGCAGGCGGTTGAAAATCGGAAGGATGAGTTTGGGAGAAAGCTGATCGTGTTCCCAAATCCAATGTATGGGGATTGGGAAGGGGCAATCTACAATAATGACTATAGTAAATCTGATAATGAAAAAGATCAGATGAGAAAGCAAAACCTCCAGCCATTTATGAAATAG
- a CDS encoding FAD-dependent oxidoreductase, with the protein MDIMSGTYYWPATFPSPPSYPRLEEDLECDVLIVGGGSSASQCSYYLADSGLKVAVIEKGKIGSGSTSSNTALIQYSGEKMFTNLINSFGKEYISRHLQLLQEAINEIEAASKVAAINCEFSRRDSLYSASCNEDVDKLKKEYEFLQQQRLKVDFLLKEEIEEKYPFSRDAAIYSYGDGELNPFRFTHALIDYAASKGIQVFENTEMNGHHYDAQNKRMIISTKAGHSISAGRVIFAAGYEGIDIRKELLVSFVSTYTVTSKPVNDLSSWYNRTLLWETARPYLYLRTTADNRIIIGGLDDNTNYPEDRDSKLIHKRDKLVDEFNKMFPAIHFEPEYYLTAFYGGTTDGLPIIGIYDEYPNSYFLLAFGDNGTVYSQMLAKIIVEDIIKGNSPNLELYLQDRPLVEKK; encoded by the coding sequence ATGGATATTATGTCTGGTACGTATTATTGGCCTGCAACTTTCCCTTCTCCTCCCTCCTATCCTCGGTTAGAGGAGGATCTTGAATGTGATGTTTTGATTGTTGGAGGAGGAAGTTCGGCTTCACAATGTTCTTATTATCTTGCGGACTCTGGCTTAAAAGTGGCTGTCATCGAGAAAGGGAAGATTGGGAGCGGCAGCACTAGTTCGAATACGGCGCTCATTCAGTATTCTGGGGAGAAAATGTTCACGAACCTGATTAATTCCTTTGGAAAAGAGTACATTTCAAGGCATTTACAGCTACTGCAGGAAGCCATCAATGAAATAGAAGCAGCATCCAAGGTGGCTGCCATCAATTGTGAATTTTCCCGAAGAGATTCGCTTTATTCTGCAAGCTGCAATGAGGATGTCGATAAGTTAAAAAAAGAATACGAATTTTTACAGCAGCAAAGGTTGAAAGTAGATTTTTTATTAAAAGAAGAGATTGAGGAAAAATATCCTTTCAGCAGGGATGCGGCCATCTATTCTTATGGTGATGGCGAGCTGAACCCTTTCAGGTTTACTCATGCATTGATTGATTATGCTGCAAGCAAGGGGATCCAAGTATTTGAAAACACGGAGATGAATGGCCATCATTATGATGCACAAAACAAACGGATGATCATTTCTACTAAAGCCGGCCACTCCATCTCTGCAGGCCGGGTTATTTTTGCTGCTGGTTATGAGGGAATTGATATCAGAAAGGAGCTGCTCGTTTCTTTCGTCAGTACGTATACTGTAACGTCAAAGCCTGTGAACGACCTATCCTCCTGGTACAATCGTACGCTTTTATGGGAAACGGCCAGACCTTATTTATATTTAAGGACAACAGCAGATAACCGGATCATTATTGGCGGACTTGATGACAATACCAATTATCCCGAAGACCGGGACAGTAAACTGATTCATAAGAGAGACAAGCTGGTCGATGAGTTTAACAAGATGTTCCCCGCTATCCATTTTGAACCTGAATATTATTTAACCGCGTTTTACGGAGGGACGACGGATGGCCTTCCGATCATTGGGATTTATGACGAATATCCGAACAGCTATTTCCTCTTGGCGTTTGGCGACAACGGTACTGTATACAGCCAAATGCTGGCGAAGATCATTGTGGAGGATATCATAAAAGGAAACAGCCCGAATTTGGAACTATATTTACAGGATAGGCCACTGGTGGAAAAGAAATAG
- a CDS encoding pyridoxamine 5'-phosphate oxidase family protein: MSNMMKQEEMETLRELIKDIDTAMLTTVTEEGLVSRPMKTQEVEFDGDLWFFTKKETNKYEEILNDQDVNVAYAGKSYVSVRGRAEIVEDLNKKKELWSIAYEKIMQTSYDDPNVILIKVTAEAAEYWETGNFVKKVAFMYKRVTGQNSESADVNKTVELDE, from the coding sequence ATGTCTAACATGATGAAACAAGAAGAAATGGAAACATTAAGAGAGTTAATCAAAGATATAGATACGGCCATGTTGACTACGGTAACGGAAGAAGGACTAGTTTCCCGTCCTATGAAAACACAAGAAGTAGAGTTTGATGGTGACTTATGGTTTTTCACTAAGAAAGAGACTAATAAATATGAAGAAATTTTAAATGACCAGGATGTTAATGTGGCTTATGCGGGTAAATCTTATGTTTCCGTCCGTGGAAGAGCGGAAATTGTAGAGGATTTAAATAAGAAAAAGGAATTGTGGAGCATAGCTTATGAGAAAATTATGCAAACTTCCTATGATGACCCTAATGTTATCTTGATAAAGGTAACTGCAGAAGCAGCCGAATATTGGGAAACCGGTAATTTTGTAAAGAAAGTCGCCTTTATGTACAAACGCGTGACAGGGCAAAATTCCGAATCGGCAGATGTTAATAAAACGGTTGAATTGGATGAATAA